The Chryseobacterium geocarposphaerae genome window below encodes:
- the cmk gene encoding (d)CMP kinase, whose translation MKKPVIAIDGYSSTGKSSISKVIAERLGLIHLDTGALYRGVTWFALQNCLNEDGTINLNELFSSFDQIELEFKNVGTELVLFLNHIDISKPIRTNEVSDNVSLVAKQKEVRDFLLQSQRSLAEKGGVIMDGRDIGTVVLPNADYKFFLTASIEERTKRRYQELIGLGIQAEEQQVKDNLIERDRIDSEREIAPLRQADDAIVIDNSLLTKEQTIESILAYIQKI comes from the coding sequence ATGAAAAAACCTGTAATCGCAATTGATGGGTACTCATCTACCGGAAAAAGTTCAATATCCAAAGTTATTGCTGAACGACTTGGACTGATTCACTTAGATACGGGAGCCCTTTACAGAGGAGTAACCTGGTTTGCTCTTCAGAATTGCCTTAATGAAGATGGAACAATCAATTTGAACGAGCTCTTTTCTTCGTTTGATCAGATTGAATTGGAATTTAAAAATGTAGGAACTGAACTTGTTCTTTTTCTTAATCATATTGATATTTCCAAACCGATTAGAACCAATGAAGTCTCAGATAATGTAAGCTTGGTGGCAAAACAGAAAGAAGTCAGAGATTTTCTGTTACAATCTCAGCGTTCCTTAGCTGAAAAAGGGGGAGTTATTATGGATGGAAGAGATATAGGAACGGTGGTTCTTCCCAATGCAGATTACAAATTTTTTCTTACAGCAAGTATAGAAGAAAGAACTAAAAGAAGATATCAGGAACTTATAGGATTAGGAATACAGGCTGAAGAGCAGCAGGTAAAAGACAATCTGATTGAACGTGACAGAATAGACAGTGAAAGAGAAATTGCGCCATTAAGGCAGGCCGATGATGCCATTGTCATAGACAACAGTCTTCTTACTAAAGAACAGACCATAGAAAGTATACTGGCTTATATTCAGAAGATTTAA
- the porQ gene encoding type IX secretion system protein PorQ codes for MKKVIIFSLFLSGIVSYAQTGTNVYPFLNIPVSARQAALGGDAITIRDYDVSFAIANPALLNKDSDQQLSVNGAAYLADSKYGTIAYAKDFENGHMATINARYMSYGNIPRTDESGFENGEFSASDIAIGAGYAYQFEEDWTIGGGLNFITSKIDNYTSSAISGTAGITYHNKKSKETVSAVARNFGYQFKSFNGTRENLPFRIDLGYTRILKTIPLAVTITAHDIQQFDISSQYNVDGQEVNIGRKIADHFSIGAELFPEKSFNIRLGYNVKRGNELAVADQRNFSGLSGGFGIKLSRFRIDYAHVRYHNSSNVNQIGISVDLTSHAGY; via the coding sequence TTGAAGAAAGTTATCATTTTTTCATTATTTCTGTCAGGAATTGTTTCTTATGCACAAACAGGAACAAATGTTTATCCATTCTTAAATATTCCTGTATCTGCCAGACAAGCAGCTTTGGGAGGAGATGCAATTACGATAAGAGATTATGATGTTTCCTTTGCAATAGCAAATCCGGCATTACTCAATAAAGATTCAGATCAACAACTTTCCGTGAACGGAGCAGCTTATCTTGCTGATTCAAAATATGGAACCATTGCCTACGCCAAAGATTTTGAGAATGGTCATATGGCTACTATCAATGCCCGTTATATGAGTTATGGCAATATTCCCAGAACAGATGAAAGCGGTTTTGAAAATGGTGAGTTTTCAGCTTCAGATATAGCAATTGGAGCAGGATATGCTTATCAGTTTGAAGAAGACTGGACGATTGGAGGTGGGCTAAATTTTATCACTTCAAAAATTGATAATTACACCTCTTCTGCCATTTCAGGAACGGCAGGAATTACGTATCACAATAAAAAAAGCAAAGAAACCGTATCTGCGGTGGCGAGAAATTTCGGATATCAGTTCAAATCATTTAATGGAACAAGAGAAAATCTCCCTTTCAGAATAGATTTAGGATATACAAGGATTTTAAAGACGATTCCTTTAGCAGTTACGATTACGGCTCATGACATCCAGCAGTTTGATATCTCTTCTCAATATAATGTAGACGGCCAGGAAGTAAATATCGGAAGAAAGATTGCCGATCACTTTTCTATCGGAGCTGAACTTTTCCCGGAAAAAAGCTTCAATATAAGATTAGGATATAATGTAAAAAGAGGGAACGAATTGGCCGTTGCCGATCAGAGAAACTTTTCCGGTCTTTCAGGTGGTTTCGGAATTAAGCTTTCAAGATTCAGGATTGATTACGCTCATGTGAGATACCACAACTCTTCTAATGTCAATCAGATAGGAATTTCTGTAGACCTTACAAGCCATGCCGGATATTAA